The genomic segment TTTActaaatattttactaaatttatgatttagtctttaaacttcgctttaaaaattaaatgagttttacTTATCAGTTCTGGTATTTTCTTTCAATTATTGCCcttattaaattgttttatattgtATATATGATTTAATTGTTGGATTATGAATGTTACTTATGTCATATGTTAAATGACGATTTCACCCTTGATGTTAGTCTGATCAAGAGTAGCATTGTAGAAGCATGTTTGTTTTTAAAAGTTGTATGTTTACCTTGAACTATATGCTTGATGAATATGCATCTATATAAATTTGTGTGGTGTGATTGGTGGTTGTAAGGAGGTCATGTAAGTGACTAATGTAACATTCTGGATTTGGGTCGGTTCATCTTGGTTGGGTTTGGGGTGCCACATTTGGTCAGGTTTGTGAATTAAGAATGGTCATGCCTCAATGTATAAGCTTATCATTGTACGTTTGTTAAATAAGGAAAGTTACTGGTCAATGGTTAAAGCACTAGAGCCCTTTCCAAAAACCTAAGTTCGAGCCAtccttcccttttttattttgtagTTTCTTCAAATGCGccccaaaacatatatatacaattaagtGTCTAAAGTAAACAAGAAATGAGCAATAGGCTCAATGGTTAAAGTGTTAGTACTCTTAGAGATCTTAGGTTCAAGTCTCCTCCTCCTTCctccttcattttaatttcaagtcTGGCAAAACTTGGGAAAATTACATGTGTCGCTATAGGGTTTACAAACCCTAAGAATTTAACCAGTTCTTTCCTAATTAGAATTCATATATTTCCCTTCCTCAAAATTCTAATAGAATTAGAATTCCACCATCTTTTTCTGTTCTTTTCctaattagattttcatattgccccttttcaaatcctaatagaatttgctctccatctttctttttcttttcattccattctcTTTACATCATATTTTCATCCTAATTGTGGATAATTATTTTGCTTTCCCTAATCAAATCATCCTTCATTCAATCGTTCTCTCTAACGATTTTGTAATTGTCGTCAATAGCATCCCTACCTTTGCCAAAAATTGGTAAGTACATCTCGTTTGCAATGTTTAAATCTCGAGTTTTCGTAATATTACTATCCAACACTAACCTTACATTCGATTAATCAACCTTTTACGGTTCTCGCCAAACCTTTTGGTAATCTTGTTAAATCTTGAAACCAACTATTAATTTGGGTGTAAATGTCGTTTGAAGGACTAGATTTAGGTGAATCGAACCAAAATCGAGCGTGAAGAACGTCGATCAAACCCctggtgaaaggtgtgtgttctttaaCAAGTGAATCGGGGTAAATCTTGGTAGGTTTAGAGCCATACGTaccccacatgggcgtgtggaccacacgaccatgtgccattATTACGTTAGGTTACTTCATTTTACACAAGGTCAATAACCTTCCACATGGCCTACCATATGGTCATGTCTCTCCTGTAGGGTAATTTTTACGTTTGCCACACAGCTACAGTCTgttacacgacctggccacacggccgtataACCTTTCCACACGACTTATAACttctcacacggccgtgtgacccctattttatagttttacccaaaattttataaattattcaatttagtccctgtataATCCCCGGATTGTTTTTAGATATTTTATTCACTCGATTGAGTCCCTGATATTATGAACATGCTAAAATCTGTGAGTTGATGATTAAATTGCTACTATATAATGATGGTATGTGAATGTTACATGTTTACTGTCACTATTTTTCTGATGAACTGATACTGTTATTCTTTCCACTATATTACCGATTGCATGTTCAACATTCCTACTGTTACTATTGAACCGattacatgttaagcatgtctactactattgttgaattgaatacatgttaagcatgtctatTATTTTTACATGATGCTGTTACAAGCAtgccatattgcattgcatggagTGAGATGATTGAAAGGAGGAAGTACTGGTAGTTTAATAATCTACAACACTGGTGGTTCATCTACAAATTACTGGTAGCTTGTCTGTAAACTTTCTAAACTGAAAATATTTAATGGCTGGTAATAAGGTGTTGAAGTTTTTGCATGTTCCGGAAGTACCCCTTAACTGAAACTGAAAATCTCTGGTGCCAGATTGTTTCATAACTTTTTGATAGTTGGTGCCACTCTACGTGGTCGCATTTGTTTCGCCAGATTTGATTCTCTGCATGGCCATTTATGACTTTTCGAAACGTGGGTTATTGTGGACAAGGCTGCTTGAAAGCTGTTTCAACAAGGTTCTTTCTTatgtcaactttttttttctccccattttttctttctttgattgGATGTCTTAAATGGCTTTTATTGCAAATTCTTATTTACATTAATTGGTGTAAACTTCTATGGCATCTCTTCGCTGTGAAACGTTATAAAATGGAGTTAGAAACGGGACCATTCTTCAACATCACAAAATTTTTCCTATAGCTTTCTAGTTGCTACCATGAATTTCCTTTTGCCTAGAGACGATTCTGAGGAGCATGCAGGTACTAAAACATGCTTCTATTGCAACAAAGTTTTTAGCAGCCATCGAGCTTTAGGTGGCCACCTTAGGATTCATCAAGATGGTAGCATTTTGAGGGCCCTGAATTACCCTGGTGGTTCCAGTAGTTCGGTGAACAATACCGGGAATCCTCCTGCATCCCTACCAAACAGCCAACTGAACTCCTTTGCCAGTTTTAACAGCCTGAGTGCGATCACTTCTAATTCTGTGAACAATTCTGGGAACCCTCCTGCATCCCTACCGAACAGCCAACCAAACTCCTCTTCCAGTTTTAACAGCCCAACCCAGTTCAGTACTAGTTCCGTGAACAATTCTGGGAACTCTCCTGCATCCCTACCGAACAACCAACTGAACTCTACTGCTTTTAACAGCCTGACTCTGCTCCCTGCAGCACACCTGGCATGTGATTTCTCTTGGATGATCTACTTGAATGAAACGAACCAGGTAAGTAGGAGCCAGTTCATTGGCGGCTATTCCGGAGTTCCTCTAATTCCGGTTATCTTGTCTCCTGACTTCTCCTATGGCTACAGTTATGGTGCAACTTATCACCATAACAGTCTTGCTTCACGAGCATTTGCTCCTGTTGGCAGCAATGTGGACTTCCCGTATGTCTGCAGTTCTTGTGCAGCTTATTACCATAACATTTTGGCTTCGAGAGCATTTGTTCCAGTTGGCATGATCGCAGCCATGCCTTCTGCTGCATTTGCTTTGTTCGGTAGTGTTGTAGCCCCTGGTTTTCTTGTAGATTCTTCTTTATTTTTGGGTTCAAATGGAGTTCGTCAGTTTAATACCAATGAATTTCAGGTTAGCCAGGTTACTCTGTCACCATCCTTCGGAAACGCCTTGCCAAACGTTCAAGCTCAAAATGCTGGTAAGCTTCGAAATCCTACCTTTGCTATAACTAACCCCGGCCTTGGTTTCGGGTCATCTCGGTTGTCTATGAACCTATTGCTGTTTGTGCCTTTCTCCAGGTCCTCCAAGCGCAGGTTCAGCTAATGTTGGTCGATCTGAGAGGAGAAGTTCGGGTAAGAGGTCCCGTGAAGCTGACAGATCCAGGAATGCTGAGACTTCAAATGCATCAAGAAGGCCCAGGATTGCTCCCAACGAACATGTGGAACCGGAGAATTGTCCTAAAAAAGAGCTTCAACTCTTCGTGGATGTTGTTGTTCCAAGTTCTTCATCCGAAGCTAGTTCCAGTGCCGAGGAGGAAGATCTGGTAGATATGGATTTGTCTCTCCATCTCTAGGCTTGTGTGTTTTCTCCCTATGATAAAGAAGCAATAGTAGTATAAAATAAAGTAGTCTCATATCCTCCCCACCCCAccccacccccccccccaaagaaaagaaaagaaaaagccgCGTATATGTAATGGTACTATGCATCATCGAACTGTATGCATTTTTCTTGTTAAGTTGGAACTTGTTTTTACAATTGCTTTTTCTAGAATCATATAGACATGAGAGAGGGGAAACAATCAGAACCGGAAACCCTTTCCGGACTTAGCTCCGAACGTAGATGCAACAAAACAAGCTTAGATAGAtgtttaacttttaacattatcaCCTATAGTTACCGACTTATCCTTTCATATCGGAATATGGTAACTGTTCTATGTGCTTGGAATATAAATGTTCAATGTGATGTGAGCTCTGGAAAAAGATTAACCTGTTATCTCTGGAGTAACTTTTATTCGTTGACCGATGGTCCTTCAACTTGGCTTCATTGGGCCACAAAAACCGATTTTCGTCAGCTTACTATGCTTTTGCTCCAAATGTAATACAAAATATCATTTGGTGCCATCTAGTGAAGGTTTTACCTCAGCCTCTGTTTTGCCATTGTCCTTTTTTGGTTGCATGGAATTTTGAATTTGGTCTCACAAAGAggttttattactattatatcgAATTGAATTCTAATGTATAGTCGATACAAGATTTATAGTTTCTCTTTAGGATAGTGACATTTTTATTCACTTCAACAAAAACTCATCTCTAATAGCACATTGCTATATGATGTAAagcaattttaattctaaataagTCACGAATTGAACAAATAACTCGACCCGTAAACAAATCAACATTGTAGCTTAAGGCTGAAGAAAAGATTGCcaactatattattattatttagccTAATCCACGCGTTTGCAATCGGGTTATTTTTAACAATTGCATGGGCAAAAGAAACATTTATTATAGTTCTGAATTCCAACACCCGCAGTAAAAGCGCGTGGACAACAAACCTATAGCTTATACTTTTCTTGACGCCTGTTGCAAACTGGAAAGGTTAAAATTTATCATCAGTCCCTGTACTTTTTATAGATTTAGAATTTAGttcttacatttttatttttaagaatttagtttttttactgTTAAGACATTTTGg from the Gossypium hirsutum isolate 1008001.06 chromosome D09, Gossypium_hirsutum_v2.1, whole genome shotgun sequence genome contains:
- the LOC121220838 gene encoding uncharacterized protein, whose translation is MAIYDFSKRGLLWTRLLESCFNKKRDHSSTSQNFSYSFLVATMNFLLPRDDSEEHAGTKTCFYCNKVFSSHRALGGHLRIHQDGSILRALNYPGGSSSSVNNTGNPPASLPNSQLNSFASFNSLSAITSNSVNNSGNPPASLPNSQPNSSSSFNSPTQFSTSSVNNSGNSPASLPNNQLNSTAFNSLTLLPAAHLACDFSWMIYLNETNQVSQVTLSPSFGNALPNVQAQNAGPPSAGSANVGRSERRSSGKRSREADRSRNAETSNASRRPRIAPNEHVEPENCPKKELQLFVDVVVPSSSSEASSSAEEEDLVDMDLSLHL